The sequence below is a genomic window from Dictyostelium discoideum AX4 chromosome 5 chromosome, whole genome shotgun sequence.
TCCACTACCATTCTCATTTACTTTGAATGATGGCATTGCTAGTTTTTCAATAGCTTATCCAGTTTCCCAATATTTTGTTCCCCCAACACAATTGTCAATTTCATTCACAAATGTTAACGACTTTTTTGGAAAGATAAATATGGGAggatcaaaattaaaagattatgAAAGCCCAACCAAATTAAAtgtagattttttaaaaccattcGAGTATTCTGATAAAATTGCCATCAGAGTGAGGGCTTCGGACAAAGGTTCAGGAGTTCAATATATTATATTCACTTTTAATTCCACTTATTCTTTGCAACCAATTAACTCAATTAAGTTATCAAATATGGATTTAGTAAAAGGTGATTGTTTTAATGGTATTTATCAAGTAATTGTtccaaaatataaaattcgAAAGTATTatgaaatagaaataattgatcatgccaataattcaaataatagtaaagaTTCTAccccatttttatttttaagtcCAATGGATTTCCAATCTATCTTTTTTGCCAGTCAAAGTAGTGATGTATCTGAAAATTCTGTTAAAAATACAATGTTTATAgaactaaaaaataaatcgaTAGATTGGTTGGCTTTCGAATTTATTCCAATATTTGGAGTTAAGCATGAGCCATCATTCATTAGCAAGTGGAATTCATCAAGTACAATATATGAAATTCATTTCACGATTCCTGCTCGTTTGCCACCAGGACCAATACAATATATTTTGAATCCTGTTGACATAGATAGTTCTACGTTTTATACATATCTTGGCCCTTCTTCTGAATTAAACATTATTTGTGAAAAAACTGATACAATTGGACCATTGGTGACTTCACTATTGGCATATAACCCTGAAACACTATCGTATGGTAAATCTGTTGAAGTTGGGTTTGAAATACATTTTAAAGACGATTTAAATGGTATTgctgatattaattttactatAATCTCAGACAAAGATAAAAatggttttgattttaattgtaagccaccagaaataaaaaatactcATACATGTTCTCCAAGATGGAATGTAACCATACCACAGACATTTTACATATCCCAAATGTCCACAATAGATAGCAAGGGTTATTCAACTGAATATcctaatattaataaagtaAACCCAATGATGGAAATTGTAGAAACTGATTATAATAAACTGATAGTTACAAGTAGTGGTGAAATGGACACAGATATCCCAACGTTGGTTCATTTCATTTCTAATATatcatatataaataatcaatcagATAGATCGATTTTAGTTAACTTTACTATTGAAGATACCAATAGTGgtgtttcaattaaatatcaaCCAACAATTTATACAATCCCAGATACTTTGAATATTCTTTCATTTCCATGCAAACACGAAGAGGGTTtgatcaacaacaccaaataCCGCCAGGTAAATTTTTACTGCGAGTTAATGTTACCATATTTATATGGCTATCCAAACGGTTTCTTTTTCCAAATTCATGGTGTTTATGATAATCATTTTAATTCTGCAGGTTTTTCTTATGACAATAGCCCAAGATTTGGTTTTTTCATAAATGTTACAGTTGGTGATGATATACCATTcattgaatcatttaaaactGATGAATCATATATAACCTTAAAAggttttaaatttggaatttCACCTAGTGTAATATATAACTCCAACTTCACACAAgaactattaatattttctccTTCcccttttttaaataacagttttattcaatttaaacCAAATTTAACCCAAAACATTATTGGAGAAACTATTTTGATCTACATTAATACCTCGGAAGGAAAATCCAACActatttcaattgaattgcCATGTAAAGGAGAGCCATTATGTGGTGGTCAGTCTCAAGGAATTTGCACCCTAATGGGGTGTAGATGTAAACCTGAATATACCGGGACTGATTGCtcatcaaatattattattataaatccAAATATTAACTTAACCAAACCTGATGTCCAATTACCATACACTCACCATCAATCTTTGATTTCTGTTCATTCTTTAAGAGAAGTTGATTTCAATGGTAAATTGGTTAatgaatatatatttaataattggagTTATTATGgttcaaataatagtttCTCATATATAACAGAtgtcaataataaaaatgtacCTGATAATAATGTAAAGGTTGAGGTTTTAATTAGACATTATAAAGATGGCGGTTTAGTAGAATTTGCCGGCAAAAATGTTCCAATTTTGCTGGGAGCTGTTAAGTATTATTTTTCTCTTTCTAagtatatatttaaatctcAGTTAAATACATTACATTTGGTAATGCATGCTGCTGTAGAAACTtcacaaaaagaaaatgtgTGCATGGGTAGTGAGTTTGGAATTGATGGTTTGGAACAAGAATCTCAATACTTTAAAGTTCAAATCAATGGTTTTAGTCTATATGGACAATTTATGACAAGAGCAATAATAGATGGTAAATTTATATCAATCAGAAACCTACAGGTTAATAGttcagattttaaaaaatctttaaacaCCAACACACATtctcaaatttattttgcaATTGAAATTCCTAATTATGAAATAAGGGCTGAATTAGATCCAAACTTTAGTGTCCTCTTGGAAAATACCAATAAACCAAATTCTCAAAATTTTGTTTGTGTTGGTGGTAAATCAGGAGGTTTGACATCTCTGCAAATGGTTGGAATTATAATATCTTGTGTGGGAATGTTTGTGGTTGttattgtaataatttgttatatttcatataaaaaatcaacttTTCTTCGTATTAAAGCAAGATTTGTATccttgaaattaaaaagtcTCAGAGACTAATATTTCActagaaaaaaattattaaataaatcattttatgAGAAATTTTATAATCGAAATCTCTTTTATTtcgaaaaatgaaattatttgatagAAATtgcatattttttttaaagtaaaaTTTGAacacaaatttatttattctttcatttcttaaaataattttttctaataattctttaattttaaagaaatgatAGAATGTCCCATACCAAAATTAtatatgataaaattaataaaaacaaaaaaaagagaaagttttgaaaatgaaattttattaaatgtttaCATTGGACCTATCAgtgaataattgaattaattttaaacaaaaaaaaagttttttttgaaaaagattGAGTTATCCCGGAGAAgttcattttttaaacaaaaacaaattatttcaaaaaaagtttttttttttttaaaaaattccaaaatcTTTTAGccaaagtttttaaaatcttttttttttttttttttttttttttttttttcaaaatttcaatttaaaaaaaataaaggaaaaaacacaccaaaattaaataagtaagaataaaaatgaaatatttattaGTATATTTACACATATTactattttgtttattaaagaTCAATAGCCAAAAGTATTGCACTTATAGTGGTGTTGGAGAAGATTATAATATCAAATTTGATGTCTTACAAACATAgtatgtaattttttttttttttctttctcttcttttttttttttttttttttttaaaaaaaaaacctaattatttttttttcttaaacgTTCAAACAGTGGTGTTGGTTTTCATTACTCATATTTAAGTGTTATTTTTACAACTTGTAATTATACTATTCCTTgtggtagtaatagtaataatgtaTTGTGTGGATCATATTCAATTGTTCCACGCAAGTATCTTTCATTGGGATTTGTTAATGGCAGTACACATAGTTATAGCAAAGACGGACTAATGATAACATATATATCACAGGATACaacaaatgataatgattgcAAAAGATATACAACAAATGTGATTTTTCAATGTAGACCAGATGGTGATGTATCCGATTCATTAGATGTTGGCATCGACAATATACTTATTGATTCATGTATTGTTGAATTCACACTCTCTTCACGTACAGTGTGTCAAACATGTCCAAACTGTTTAAAAACACATCAAACATCATGTAATGTGAAAAGTGGTTGGTGTACTTGTGATGGTAATACAAAAGGTTTAAATTGTGATCAATTAAATGCAAATATATCATCGGTATTAACACCAACAATTAGTGGTGGTGATGTTATAATGTCTggtgatttttcaaatatttataatattagcTCAAGTattacaatttcaattggtacTTCAATTTGTAATAGTGTTATTTTCTCAAGTAATAAATCACAAATCAAATGTACGATAGGTGCAGGTGAAGGTGatcaacaaattaaattatcagatGGAAATGGTGCAACATTAATATATGATGGATTTTATTATAGAGCTCCTTGTTCAGTCGAATGTTCACCATTTGGTAAATGTAATGATCACGTTGGTAATTGTATTTGTAATGATGTTGCAATTGGTACAGAttgtaaaactttaaatttacaattagaTTCAGTAACACCAACATTTGTAACTGGTGGTcaagtttatttaaatggtaatttCCTAAATGTCAAAGATCTTAGTCTAACTATTAAAATCGGTGATATAGAATGTTCAGATGTTAAATTCAACGATACTAATTTCAAAGTTTTGCAATGTATAATTCGAAAAGGTGAAGGtattaaagatattataaTATCATCAGGTTTgctatcattttcaaaagcAAAAGCATTCGAATATCAATACTACAAATGTCCACTCAATTGTTCAACACCAAATGGTACTTGTGATAATAATACTGGTAATTGTACATGCCATAATGAACATTTTGGTAATTCTTGTGAATTTACTCGATGTCCACTCGATTGTTCGACACCAAATGGTACTTGTGATAATAATACTGGTAATTGTACATGCCATAATGAACATTTTGGTAATGGTTGTGAATTTACTCGATGTCCACTCAATTGTTCGACACCAAATGGTACTTGTGATAATAATACTGGTAATTGTACATGCCATAATGAACATTTTGGTAATGGTTGTGAATTTACTCGATGTCCACTCGATTGTTCGACACCAAATGGTACTTGTGATAATAATACTGGTAATTGTACATGCCATAATGAACATTTTGGTAATGGTTGTGAATTCACTCAATGCCCACTCTATTGTTCAACACCAAATGGTACTTGTGATATTAATAGTGGTATTTGTACATGTGATAATGAACATATTGGTAATGGTTgcgaaattaaatttattgaatgTAAACATAAATGTTCAACCAAACATGGAATATGTGATAATGATAGTGGTAATTGTAAATGTGATACTCAAACAAAAGGATTAACGTGTGAAGAATCaagattattaattgaatcattagactcaatcaattcaaaagGTGGtacaataaatataattggttattttggaaatacaacatcattattaacaattaaaattggtgaatCACAATGTAAAAATATCAAAGTATTCAATGAAACAACATTAAAATGTGATATTGGTGAAGGTAAAGGTATTCATAATATTACAATCATTGATGATGACCTTTCGTTCACAGCAATCAATAAGTTCCAATATCTCgatgaaaaaacaaaaatctCAAAAATATCGAGAGGTGCAATTGCTggtattgttgttggttgtGTTGTTGCTGTTTCATTAATTGGTTCTATTgctttttattatcatcacaaaaataaaaaggttaATCTTTTCTtctaaaaactaaaataaaatttaaccattatggttttttattacaataattaaaatttcccaattatttttgatatttttctttttttttttttcttccaaCTATTGAAAGAGTTATCTAATAATTCAATctcattaattaaagaatagAGTCTTATTACacattaattttcatttaatctattttttttatttttatttgtttttttagttGATTGACCAAAATTCGAACCAAGGTCTGGGATTTCATTGGGAGTGAGATACAAAAAAAGCTGTGAAAACTTATCcaattttttccttttttcattcaatttttataaatgtaAAGATAATTTTCCATTGTCCAATTATccttaaatttttaaaaaaattatccgGATGAGGTAAAACACTAAAAAATAGAGTTCCattttagtaaaaaaaaaaaaaaaaaaattaattgatattctttatataaaaaaaaaaaaataaaaaaaatgctCACCTTGATTCTGGCATTAATTTTGGGTTTAAAATCTTCTCCAACACTTCTATAAGCACAATACTTATAAATCCGACTATTGgttgttaataaaaaaaatagttgtataaataaaataatattccatttttattaaggtgatattttatttttttatttttgttgtattttttttataatttgattaaataaaaaaaaaaaaaagatttaaaataaaaaaaaaataaaaaaagatttaaaataatttgccTCTGGACCTATCAggaataattgaattaatttttactaacttaacattttttaaaaagatagaGCTGTTGggaataaattgatttatttcgaaaaatgtttttttttttttttttttttttttttttttttaataaaatacaagatttaaaacaaaaatttaaaataatatttaaatatttttaaagacCTTTTGTAGAATTATATTTAGTATGTAATTATCGAAATATGAACTTCAAAAATTCATATgaatatcaaaataattcactttttttttaaaaaaaaaaaatattttaaaaattcttttttgtggggaataaaaaaaaaaaaaaagaaaatatgaTTCTGTTCGAAGTTttcaaaaagaagaaaaaaaataaaataaaataaaaaacaattaaaacttttaaccAATCATTTAGATGtaagttgttttttttaaataaataatttgtgaaaaataaaaaattaggtGTTTTggatagtaaaaaaaaataaaaaaaataaaaaaaacatgtcgccccaaaaaaaaaaaaagggggaGGGGCAGTAAAAAAGGGGTAGTTTCCCCATACAAATCCAAAACACCTTTTTTTTGACacctaaatttttattattcacatttatcaatttttaccaatttttttcttttttttttttttttttcagccATATTGGTTTGTTGGGCGTAGTAGaagtagttgttgtttttaatattaattatatataaggTGTTATAGGTTTCATATGAACAGTAAATTTTATATCATAGTTTGGAATACTTTTAATCTTCAAAAAATTAGAACATAAGTATCAGTATTTACTCCAGCTGCTGTACAACCTGAAAATACTACCAATATCACAAATGTACAACACTAGCAaatacaacatcaacaacaacaccaccaccgccactaccaccaccattttACCAAGACACTCAACAACTAATAAATTGGAAACTCAAATACAACCCCCCCCAAATAGATTAGATAATGGGGCTCCAAATACTATATCCACAGCAATTGGTGGGAATGGCTAACCTCTGTTATTGTTCCAGAAACTAGTTTACCACCAGAGAATTCTGAGTTTGAAACTTGTTAAGAAAGTGAAAAAGGTGGTGCTATGGTTACTGTTTCCTCTCATAAAGAATTCGATGCTTGATACATGCGCCTTCTCAAGCCCTATTATTCCAATCAATAATTTTGCCGTTGGTGCTTTATTGACCAGCACTGGTCACTGTAGAATTGCAATGTTGTTGGTTTCTATTACCACTATGGTAATGGAACTCCACTCTAGAGATCAAAgtggtgatgataatttCCTTTTGATTTCAACTCGTGTATGTGCTGATGAAAAACGTTACCTTTATCCTGGTTGTACCGATGCCATGTTGGTGGTCCGTCGAGGTCAAGTCAAACCATTTATaccattttaaatattgatttgaatcaaaaatcaccaatttatttattaagtattggta
It includes:
- a CDS encoding hypothetical protein (Similar to Gallus gallus (Chicken). 190 kDa tenascin) — encoded protein: MKYLLVYLHILLFCLLKINSQKYCTYSGVGEDYNIKFDVLQTYGVGFHYSYLSVIFTTCNYTIPCGSNSNNVLCGSYSIVPRKYLSLGFVNGSTHSYSKDGLMITYISQDTTNDNDCKRYTTNVIFQCRPDGDVSDSLDVGIDNILIDSCIVEFTLSSRTVCQTCPNCLKTHQTSCNVKSGWCTCDGNTKGLNCDQLNANISSVLTPTISGGDVIMSGDFSNIYNISSSITISIGTSICNSVIFSSNKSQIKCTIGAGEGDQQIKLSDGNGATLIYDGFYYRAPCSVECSPFGKCNDHVGNCICNDVAIGTDCKTLNLQLDSVTPTFVTGGQVYLNGNFLNVKDLSLTIKIGDIECSDVKFNDTNFKVLQCIIRKGEGIKDIIISSGLLSFSKAKAFEYQYYKCPLNCSTPNGTCDNNTGNCTCHNEHFGNSCEFTRCPLDCSTPNGTCDNNTGNCTCHNEHFGNGCEFTRCPLNCSTPNGTCDNNTGNCTCHNEHFGNGCEFTRCPLDCSTPNGTCDNNTGNCTCHNEHFGNGCEFTQCPLYCSTPNGTCDINSGICTCDNEHIGNGCEIKFIECKHKCSTKHGICDNDSGNCKCDTQTKGLTCEESRLLIESLDSINSKGGTINIIGYFGNTTSLLTIKIGESQCKNIKVFNETTLKCDIGEGKGIHNITIIDDDLSFTAINKFQYLDEKTKISKISRGAIAGIVVGCVVAVSLIGSIAFYYHHKNKKVNLFF